The following are encoded in a window of Candidatus Binataceae bacterium genomic DNA:
- a CDS encoding universal stress protein, which translates to MSYPFRRILSPIDFDDNSLAALDVAAQIARDNDGMVLLLHVVPMIIAPTGMPIYVDLYKGQEDAAREKLKEIATKRLRGVKHELLTHMGEPAGSVLSAARRHAADLIVMATHGRRGLSRVVLGSIAEMVLRSAPCPVLCVRRGDADKSQVARWMSPSPVTVAPGEKVAAVIVRMQQGNFRSAPVVENGTLMGLITDRDIRGQVGRVDTTEVRVAMSENPPTVTPTTPVHDAARVLFEQKVDALPVVENGQLVGVITDSDMLRAFLDQD; encoded by the coding sequence ATGTCTTATCCATTCAGAAGGATTTTGAGTCCGATAGACTTTGATGACAATTCGCTGGCTGCCCTGGATGTCGCGGCACAAATCGCGCGCGACAATGATGGGATGGTGCTGCTGTTGCACGTGGTGCCTATGATCATCGCTCCGACCGGGATGCCCATCTACGTCGATCTCTACAAGGGCCAGGAGGATGCTGCCCGCGAGAAGCTGAAGGAGATCGCCACCAAACGGCTCCGCGGGGTCAAGCACGAGCTTCTCACTCACATGGGTGAACCCGCCGGCTCCGTCCTGAGCGCCGCTCGACGTCATGCGGCTGACTTGATCGTGATGGCTACCCATGGACGGCGAGGGCTGTCCCGCGTAGTGCTCGGCAGCATCGCCGAGATGGTCTTGCGCAGTGCTCCCTGTCCGGTTCTGTGCGTGCGGCGCGGCGATGCCGACAAGAGCCAGGTAGCCCGCTGGATGAGCCCGAGCCCGGTAACGGTGGCCCCCGGGGAAAAGGTAGCCGCGGTCATAGTGCGCATGCAGCAAGGAAATTTCCGCTCGGCGCCGGTGGTCGAAAATGGCACACTGATGGGGCTGATTACCGATCGTGACATCCGCGGGCAGGTGGGGCGGGTCGATACTACCGAGGTAAGGGTCGCGATGAGCGAAAATCCGCCTACCGTGACTCCGACGACGCCGGTGCACGATGCCGCGCGGGTCCTCTTCGAGCAGAAAGTCGATGCGTTGCCGGTGGTGGAAAATGGACAGCTGGTCGGCGTGATCACCGACAGCGATATGCTGCGCGCATTTCTCGATCAAGACTAG
- a CDS encoding AAA family ATPase, translated as MEDRGTSVVDCRLIDAMRSPEFYPDHPAQIDFKKTHMSWVFLAGGEVYKVKKPVNYAFADATSLESRYFLCREEVRLNRRLAPGTYLGIVPIVECGTRLALADYAEVHNPNVREYAVRMRRLPDERMLDHLLRIGEVRPDAIDKIAHRLAEFHRTASIANGARYGSAAAISRTVLGNLDECRPAIEATVEDRGFDPIRDYLSGFISAHRELLEDRALQGRVCEGHGDLRCEHVCLTEEIDIFDCVEFDEKLRYSDVASDLAFLAMDLDAFGAPHLADELIRAYSKETDDPALATLTSFYKCHRACIRGKVDYLKSLKSEVSPEEQECARERARAKFSLAARYAASARPALLVVCGLVASGKSTMAERLCLRTGFQVLNSDRVRKQLAGIPETLHRHGEYGAGIYTPAFDTLTYETLIERARRCLAAGRGAILDATFKSPATRSAAVALAAEMHVPVLFVECRADEKETLRRLHDRAGNRAEVSDATEEIHASHKLDFVSITELPARCHLVVDTSSEDLESAIRRFEAALSNPIS; from the coding sequence GTGGAGGACCGAGGGACCAGCGTAGTCGACTGCCGATTAATCGATGCGATGCGGAGCCCGGAGTTCTACCCGGACCATCCTGCACAAATCGATTTCAAAAAGACCCACATGTCCTGGGTCTTCCTCGCGGGCGGCGAGGTCTACAAGGTCAAGAAACCGGTCAACTACGCTTTCGCCGACGCAACTAGCCTTGAGTCGCGCTATTTCCTCTGCCGTGAGGAGGTTCGGCTCAATCGCCGCCTCGCTCCCGGCACCTATTTGGGGATCGTGCCGATAGTGGAGTGCGGCACCCGCCTGGCGCTGGCCGACTATGCCGAGGTGCACAACCCAAACGTGCGAGAATACGCGGTCCGGATGCGCCGGCTTCCTGACGAGCGTATGCTCGACCATCTCCTCCGAATCGGCGAGGTGCGCCCGGACGCGATCGACAAAATTGCGCACCGTCTCGCCGAGTTTCATCGCACTGCTTCCATCGCGAACGGCGCGCGCTACGGTTCTGCAGCCGCCATCAGCCGTACGGTGTTGGGGAATCTCGATGAGTGCAGGCCGGCCATCGAGGCGACCGTCGAGGATCGTGGCTTCGATCCAATCCGAGACTACCTATCCGGGTTCATCTCGGCGCACCGCGAGCTGCTTGAGGACCGCGCGCTCCAAGGCCGAGTGTGCGAAGGACACGGCGACCTGCGCTGCGAGCACGTTTGCCTGACCGAAGAGATCGATATCTTCGATTGCGTCGAGTTCGATGAGAAGCTGCGCTACAGCGATGTGGCGTCAGATCTTGCGTTTCTGGCAATGGACCTCGATGCTTTCGGCGCTCCCCATCTCGCCGACGAGTTGATCCGCGCGTATTCGAAGGAGACCGACGATCCCGCACTCGCGACTCTGACTTCTTTCTATAAGTGCCACCGCGCTTGCATCCGCGGCAAGGTGGACTACCTGAAAAGTCTGAAGTCGGAGGTGTCCCCCGAGGAACAGGAGTGTGCTCGTGAGCGCGCCCGCGCAAAATTCTCCCTTGCCGCACGCTACGCGGCCAGCGCTAGACCTGCGCTGCTGGTGGTATGCGGTCTGGTCGCCTCTGGAAAATCGACCATGGCTGAAAGGCTCTGCCTGCGCACCGGATTCCAGGTTCTCAATTCGGATCGCGTTCGCAAGCAACTTGCGGGAATCCCGGAGACTCTTCACCGGCATGGCGAATATGGCGCCGGAATATACACTCCCGCCTTTGACACTCTCACTTATGAAACCCTGATCGAGCGAGCGCGACGGTGCCTTGCCGCCGGGCGCGGCGCAATTCTCGATGCCACTTTCAAGAGTCCTGCGACTAGATCGGCCGCGGTCGCGCTGGCCGCTGAGATGCATGTGCCCGTGCTATTCGTCGAATGTCGCGCTGACGAAAAGGAAACCCTTCGGCGCTTGCACGATCGCGCGGGCAATCGTGCCGAAGTATCAGATGCGACGGAGGAGATCCATGCCAGCCACAAGCTCGACTTCGTTTCGATAACCGAACTGCCGGCGCGCTGCCACCTGGTTGTCGACACCAGCAGCGAGGACCTCGAGTCCGCGATCAGGCGCTTCGAGGCCGCACTCTCTAACCCCATCTCTTGA
- a CDS encoding sigma 54-interacting transcriptional regulator, with translation MESKPASPAFEAPPRQGGPRHFHLLWDTELEELQAVLHSIRKHRSDVLENWYQLYELHFADSRSLNRAEFMEIFGSELDSTLRDLLAKDLDRFVADVRRIGEMLAERGVPFSELIVSMHLFEESAATAFPLLPPPLPRIYQAFDKLSHIRMIALADTYFRSRSAVSSARIQAMEREAGTLPPAGRSHFHGLVGASAAMHRLYERIEAAGSTRGTILIVGESGTGKELVARAIHECGKNSGAPFIALNCAAIPKDLIESELFGYKRGAFSGANVEYLGLFRAAEGGTLFLDEVTEMSPATQSKLLRAIQERAVRPVGSTREIPVEVRLVASTNRDPEEAVRNGQLRQDLYYRLQAGVITIPPLRDRLEDVPLLAEHFVDLFNARQTRLTPVSGIDEAALRALYQYRWPGNVRELSNAIEGAFTFGRSSLIRLEDLPPALTGGVVADRTISEASFPIGTFADSERVIIRRALEATGGNKVQAAKLLKISRKKLYAKIAKYSLE, from the coding sequence ATGGAGTCGAAGCCAGCGTCCCCTGCATTTGAGGCACCGCCGAGGCAGGGCGGCCCGCGCCATTTTCATTTGCTCTGGGACACGGAACTCGAAGAGCTCCAGGCGGTTCTGCACTCCATTCGGAAGCATCGCTCCGACGTGCTCGAGAATTGGTACCAGCTGTACGAACTGCACTTCGCGGATAGCCGCAGCCTCAATCGTGCCGAGTTCATGGAGATCTTCGGCAGCGAGCTCGACTCCACCTTGCGCGATCTCCTCGCCAAAGATCTCGATCGGTTCGTCGCCGATGTGCGCCGAATTGGCGAGATGCTGGCAGAACGTGGCGTACCCTTTTCCGAGCTGATCGTGTCGATGCACCTGTTCGAGGAGAGTGCCGCCACCGCGTTTCCGTTGCTTCCTCCGCCTCTGCCGCGCATCTACCAGGCCTTCGACAAGCTGAGCCACATCCGGATGATCGCGCTGGCCGATACTTACTTCCGATCCAGGAGTGCGGTATCCAGCGCGCGAATCCAGGCCATGGAGCGCGAGGCCGGAACGCTGCCGCCCGCGGGGCGCAGCCATTTTCACGGCCTGGTCGGAGCCAGCGCGGCGATGCATCGCCTGTACGAGCGGATTGAGGCTGCCGGGTCAACCCGCGGCACTATCCTCATCGTCGGTGAAAGCGGAACCGGTAAGGAACTCGTCGCGCGTGCCATCCACGAATGCGGCAAAAATTCCGGCGCGCCCTTCATCGCGCTCAACTGCGCCGCCATCCCGAAGGATCTGATCGAGAGCGAGCTGTTCGGTTACAAACGCGGGGCTTTCAGCGGAGCCAACGTGGAGTACCTCGGGCTGTTCCGCGCCGCGGAAGGCGGTACCCTGTTTCTCGACGAAGTAACCGAAATGAGTCCTGCCACGCAGAGCAAGCTGCTGCGCGCTATTCAGGAACGTGCCGTGCGGCCGGTCGGTTCGACTCGGGAGATTCCCGTCGAGGTGCGCCTGGTGGCGTCGACCAATCGCGATCCAGAGGAGGCAGTGCGCAATGGTCAGCTACGCCAGGACCTCTATTATCGGCTGCAAGCGGGCGTGATAACCATTCCGCCCCTGCGCGATCGGCTGGAAGATGTGCCGCTGCTCGCCGAACACTTCGTCGACCTGTTCAACGCGCGTCAGACCAGGCTAACTCCGGTATCCGGCATCGACGAAGCAGCGCTGCGCGCGCTGTACCAGTACCGATGGCCTGGCAACGTTCGCGAGCTTTCCAATGCGATCGAGGGCGCCTTCACTTTCGGTCGCTCTTCCCTGATCCGCCTCGAAGATCTGCCGCCTGCGCTGACCGGAGGCGTGGTCGCCGATCGCACGATCTCGGAGGCGAGTTTTCCGATCGGTACGTTCGCGGATAGTGAACGCGTAATTATTCGCCGCGCGCTCGAAGCGACCGGCGGCAACAAGGTCCAAGCCGCCAAGCTGCTGAAAATCTCGCGCAAGAAACTTTACGCAAAAATCGCTAAGTACTCACTGGAGTAA
- the tcuA gene encoding FAD-dependent tricarballylate dehydrogenase TcuA, producing the protein MPGKSSPACDVLIVGAGNAALCAALAAREQGARVIVLERAPEKERGGNTAFTAGGFRVAYNDLDQLIKLMPDLSDEEKRNTEFGTYTEDQYFEDIGRVTEYRANPDLVELLVRRSHPTLFWMRTKGVRWVPMYGRQAFRVDGRFKFWGGLTVEAWGGGRGLIDTLHEAARREKVEVRYGARALALLADDTGVHGARVRENGKTIDVTAHAVVLASGGFEANAEWRARYLGPNWDLARVRGTRFNTGDGIRMALDAGAMPYGHWSGCHAVGWDRNAPEFGDLAVGDGFQKHSYPLGIMLNARGCRFVDEGADFRNYTYAKYGRAILEQPGQFAWQIFDKKVAHLLRDEYRIRQVTKVSAERLEELVRKLEDVDAGAALAEIGAFNQAVDRTIPFNPNVKDGRCTRGLAVAKSNWANPIDEPPFMAFAVTCGITFTFGGLKITREGEVVDTEGDPISGLYAAGELVGGLFYFNYAGGSGLMAGAVFGKLAGTSSALYAAGRGTG; encoded by the coding sequence ATGCCAGGCAAATCGTCCCCCGCTTGCGATGTCCTGATTGTGGGCGCCGGCAATGCCGCCCTCTGTGCCGCGCTGGCCGCGCGCGAGCAGGGCGCCCGAGTCATCGTTCTGGAGCGAGCGCCCGAAAAGGAACGCGGAGGCAACACCGCCTTCACCGCCGGCGGATTTCGCGTCGCCTACAACGATCTCGACCAGTTGATCAAACTGATGCCGGACCTCTCCGATGAGGAAAAGCGCAACACCGAGTTCGGCACCTATACCGAGGACCAGTACTTCGAGGACATCGGTCGCGTCACCGAATACCGCGCCAATCCCGATCTGGTTGAACTGCTCGTGCGTCGCAGCCACCCTACGCTGTTCTGGATGCGCACCAAAGGCGTGCGCTGGGTCCCCATGTACGGTCGCCAGGCTTTTAGGGTCGACGGCCGTTTCAAATTCTGGGGCGGCCTAACGGTTGAGGCGTGGGGCGGAGGTCGCGGCCTCATCGACACGCTTCACGAAGCCGCGCGCCGCGAGAAGGTGGAAGTACGCTACGGCGCGCGGGCGCTCGCTCTGCTTGCCGATGACACCGGTGTTCACGGCGCACGCGTCCGCGAAAACGGCAAGACCATAGACGTGACCGCCCACGCGGTCGTGTTAGCTAGCGGTGGCTTCGAAGCGAATGCGGAGTGGCGGGCACGTTACCTTGGGCCAAACTGGGATCTCGCCCGAGTGCGCGGGACCCGCTTCAACACCGGCGACGGAATTCGGATGGCGCTCGACGCGGGCGCGATGCCCTATGGACACTGGTCCGGATGCCACGCCGTCGGATGGGATCGCAACGCTCCCGAATTCGGCGACCTCGCGGTTGGCGACGGCTTTCAGAAGCACAGCTATCCGCTCGGCATCATGCTCAACGCTCGAGGCTGCCGGTTCGTCGATGAAGGCGCGGACTTCCGCAACTACACCTACGCAAAATACGGGCGTGCAATTCTCGAACAACCGGGACAATTCGCCTGGCAGATCTTCGACAAAAAGGTTGCGCATCTCCTGCGTGACGAATATCGAATCCGACAAGTGACCAAGGTTAGCGCCGAGCGCCTCGAGGAGCTGGTCCGTAAACTCGAGGACGTCGATGCCGGAGCCGCGCTCGCCGAGATCGGTGCCTTTAATCAAGCTGTCGACCGCACCATTCCGTTCAATCCCAACGTAAAGGACGGGCGATGCACCCGCGGCCTCGCCGTAGCGAAGAGCAACTGGGCCAACCCGATCGACGAGCCCCCCTTCATGGCCTTTGCGGTAACTTGTGGTATCACCTTCACCTTCGGCGGGCTGAAAATCACACGCGAAGGCGAGGTAGTAGACACCGAAGGCGACCCCATCTCCGGCCTGTACGCAGCCGGGGAACTCGTCGGCGGCCTCTTCTATTTCAACTACGCGGGGGGTTCCGGCCTGATGGCTGGAGCGGTATTCGGCAAACTCGCCGGCACCAGTTCGGCGCTATATGCAGCAGGGCGGGGCACTGGCTGA
- a CDS encoding zinc-binding dehydrogenase encodes MKGAIGFIPEGHKIEFFEYEVPEPVPGGLVARVTQTNVCGSEVHMWKGEFGRRGIMPGHEMAGAIHSLGPGTTKDWAGVAVKEGDRIAPVYYTVCNRCENCVAGNQAGCLNRVMGASHPDKPPHFTATFATHYFVKPDQHFYKIPDNVPDLIAASANCAMSQVYWALDRGRLSYGEKLLVLGAGGLGLHAMAIAKARGARVTAIDGVELRLSQAKRFGADEVIDLRKFPDFKSRQTRVRELTGGGGPDVVLEVAGIPEAFIDAVGFVRNGGRLLELGNISGGMTAPIAPSMVTFKSIEIHGIATYPPHYLKRSLDFLAQHIERYPYLDLCDAKFPLAKAAEALDKSERKEVTRAALIPG; translated from the coding sequence ATGAAAGGTGCCATCGGTTTTATTCCCGAAGGACACAAGATCGAATTCTTCGAGTATGAAGTTCCGGAACCGGTGCCCGGCGGGCTGGTGGCGCGGGTCACGCAGACCAATGTGTGCGGGTCTGAAGTGCACATGTGGAAGGGCGAGTTCGGACGCCGCGGGATCATGCCCGGGCACGAGATGGCCGGAGCGATTCACTCGCTCGGGCCGGGAACGACCAAAGACTGGGCAGGGGTTGCGGTCAAGGAAGGCGACCGGATCGCACCGGTCTACTACACGGTGTGCAATCGTTGCGAGAACTGTGTGGCGGGGAACCAGGCCGGATGTCTCAACCGCGTGATGGGCGCGTCCCATCCCGACAAACCGCCCCACTTCACCGCCACCTTCGCCACTCATTATTTCGTCAAGCCGGACCAGCACTTCTACAAGATTCCGGACAACGTGCCGGATTTGATCGCCGCTTCGGCGAACTGCGCGATGTCACAAGTTTACTGGGCACTCGATCGCGGACGGTTGTCCTACGGGGAGAAGCTGCTGGTGCTCGGGGCCGGCGGGCTCGGGCTGCATGCCATGGCGATCGCGAAGGCGCGCGGTGCGAGGGTGACCGCGATAGACGGGGTCGAGTTGCGGCTCTCGCAGGCCAAGCGGTTCGGCGCGGACGAAGTGATCGACCTGCGAAAATTTCCCGATTTCAAGTCGCGTCAGACGCGGGTCCGCGAGCTTACCGGCGGCGGCGGGCCGGACGTGGTGCTGGAAGTCGCGGGAATTCCGGAGGCATTCATCGATGCGGTCGGCTTCGTGCGCAATGGCGGCCGACTACTGGAACTCGGAAATATCTCGGGAGGGATGACCGCACCTATTGCACCCTCGATGGTGACCTTCAAATCAATCGAGATTCACGGCATCGCGACCTATCCCCCGCATTATTTGAAGAGGTCGCTCGATTTCCTGGCCCAGCACATCGAGCGCTATCCGTACCTGGACCTGTGCGATGCGAAATTTCCGCTTGCCAAGGCGGCGGAGGCGTTGGACAAGAGCGAACGCAAGGAAGTCACGCGCGCTGCTTTGATTCCGGGATGA
- a CDS encoding amidohydrolase family protein, which produces MDRHPSARAIHDRLGHPVIDADGHYVEFGPSILEYLREVAGERVADAFKRPNDWVGNTIRMTPAERREAGIAQEAFWVIPAKNALDRATAMLPRLLYERLDELGFDFTVLYPSAGLLITPIEDEELRRATCRAFNRYVADQYRAYADRITPAAVIPMYTPAEAIEELEYAVGTLGLKAAMLGHPIRRPIADVQRKQPDAVRWARWIDTFGIDSAYDYDPVWEKCLELRVAPSFHAGSRSFGYRASPSNFTYNHIGHFAAALEALCKSIFLAGVTRRFPQLQLAFLEGGVAWACALYSDLIGHWKKRNRAALEEVNPANLDRAVFRDLIERYGGKQLADRYAANDVKLEAFDTPRPPTAQELDDFAACDIKRGEEIRDLFTRNFYFGCEADDPLNAWATRARDNPYGARLKTLLGSDIGHFDVVNMAEVLGEAYELVEDGLVSETDLRDFLFTNPVQFFCGANPHFFKGTVVEGAVRDLLATPAPEAKASL; this is translated from the coding sequence ATGGATCGACATCCATCCGCGAGAGCGATTCACGATCGTCTCGGACATCCGGTCATTGATGCGGACGGTCATTACGTCGAGTTCGGTCCGTCGATTCTCGAATACCTGAGGGAGGTCGCCGGGGAACGCGTCGCCGACGCGTTCAAGCGGCCCAACGACTGGGTGGGCAACACCATCCGGATGACCCCCGCGGAGCGCCGCGAAGCGGGCATTGCGCAGGAAGCATTCTGGGTCATCCCCGCAAAGAACGCGCTCGATCGCGCGACCGCCATGCTGCCGCGACTTCTCTATGAGCGCCTCGATGAACTCGGCTTCGACTTTACCGTGCTCTACCCGTCGGCGGGTCTGCTGATCACTCCGATCGAAGACGAAGAGCTACGCCGGGCAACCTGCCGGGCCTTCAACCGCTATGTCGCCGATCAGTATCGCGCCTACGCGGATCGGATCACGCCCGCCGCGGTCATCCCCATGTACACACCCGCCGAGGCGATCGAGGAACTTGAGTACGCGGTCGGAACGCTCGGACTCAAGGCCGCGATGCTGGGTCATCCGATTCGACGTCCTATTGCCGACGTGCAGCGCAAACAGCCGGACGCAGTCCGTTGGGCGCGATGGATCGACACCTTCGGAATCGACAGCGCCTACGACTACGACCCGGTCTGGGAGAAGTGCCTCGAGTTGCGAGTCGCGCCCTCTTTTCATGCGGGGTCGCGCAGCTTTGGCTACCGCGCATCCCCCAGCAATTTCACCTACAACCACATCGGCCATTTCGCCGCCGCGCTCGAAGCACTCTGCAAGTCGATTTTCCTGGCCGGAGTAACGCGCAGATTTCCGCAGCTTCAGCTCGCGTTTCTCGAAGGCGGTGTCGCCTGGGCCTGCGCGCTGTACAGCGACCTGATCGGACATTGGAAAAAACGCAACCGCGCCGCGCTCGAGGAAGTTAACCCGGCCAACCTGGACCGCGCCGTGTTCCGAGATTTGATCGAGCGTTATGGCGGCAAACAGCTCGCGGATCGTTACGCCGCCAACGATGTGAAGCTCGAGGCTTTTGACACGCCGCGCCCACCCACCGCGCAGGAGTTGGATGACTTCGCGGCCTGTGACATCAAGCGTGGCGAAGAGATTCGGGATCTTTTTACCCGCAATTTCTACTTCGGCTGCGAAGCCGACGATCCGCTCAACGCGTGGGCGACCCGCGCGAGGGACAATCCGTACGGCGCGAGGCTCAAGACCCTGCTCGGTTCGGATATTGGCCATTTCGATGTGGTGAACATGGCCGAGGTCTTGGGCGAAGCGTATGAGCTCGTCGAGGACGGGCTGGTCAGCGAAACGGATCTGCGCGACTTCCTGTTTACCAATCCGGTGCAATTCTTCTGCGGGGCAAACCCGCATTTTTTCAAAGGCACTGTGGTGGAAGGGGCGGTACGGGACCTCCTCGCGACACCCGCTCCAGAGGCCAAAGCATCACTGTAG
- a CDS encoding enoyl-CoA hydratase/isomerase family protein → MPKYFLFEKSGVITTITFNRPERRNCLDNEVILELERLIYEVRDDRETRALIVTGTGNAFSAGADLSAIRGTEDPDQRAVLAKERAGRRLPRLIGRVFEGIAHLECATIAAVNGYAVGGGWSIALAFDFCLAVENAEFWVPEVDMGVAYRGAPAQLMAASMGPWRAREAILECRHYKAEELLAMGVINRVVKPPALLATARELAESLAKKSATAIAQSKRDINDFFFGSRLY, encoded by the coding sequence ATGCCGAAATATTTCCTCTTCGAAAAGAGCGGAGTCATAACCACCATCACCTTCAACCGTCCGGAGCGGCGCAATTGCCTGGACAACGAAGTGATCCTCGAGCTGGAACGACTGATTTACGAGGTTCGCGACGATCGCGAGACCCGCGCGCTGATCGTGACCGGGACCGGCAACGCCTTTTCAGCGGGCGCGGACCTATCCGCGATCAGAGGCACCGAAGATCCGGATCAGCGTGCCGTGCTCGCCAAGGAAAGAGCAGGGCGGCGCCTCCCGCGTCTTATTGGCCGGGTGTTCGAAGGGATTGCCCACCTGGAGTGCGCCACCATCGCGGCGGTCAACGGATACGCGGTCGGAGGAGGATGGTCGATCGCGCTCGCGTTCGATTTCTGCCTCGCCGTGGAGAACGCGGAGTTCTGGGTGCCGGAAGTAGACATGGGGGTTGCCTATCGGGGCGCGCCTGCACAATTGATGGCTGCAAGCATGGGCCCCTGGCGTGCGCGCGAAGCAATCCTCGAGTGCCGCCATTACAAAGCCGAAGAACTGCTCGCGATGGGTGTGATAAACCGGGTGGTAAAGCCCCCGGCGCTGCTGGCCACGGCGCGTGAGCTCGCAGAGTCACTCGCGAAAAAGTCGGCGACCGCGATCGCGCAATCAAAACGCGACATCAACGATTTCTTCTTCGGCAGTCGCCTGTACTGA
- a CDS encoding amidohydrolase family protein — MSEPLMHQIDEPNRWRLSTPGHSGWKRTARPDDPNKFFMVSADCHANEPANLWVDRIDKKYRDRLPRVEVDADGVKWQISEGWARSRLLDSNLQGEDQIRGKAGATPEQRLLDHDRDGVDAEVIFPNKGLTMWATPDPLFAQAQCRIYNDWAAESYGPYRDRLVPMAALATGDLEGSIEEVKRVAKMGFRGLTLPCKPIFGAHDARHPNYNMKSFDPLWAVIQDCDLAVTFHVSTGRDPRAARKDGGAVINYVSHSLAPTIEPIANLCASGVVEKFPRLRFGSIEAGIGWVPWAMQAMDEAYHKHHMWVFPKLKKLPSEYFRSNGFASFQEDPPGLDLAQKYDLCRNFLWANDYPHHEGSWPHSAEAIERQMAHLSEDERAQILGLNAARVFKLEVKRLARMAVN; from the coding sequence ATGAGCGAACCACTCATGCACCAGATCGATGAGCCCAATCGATGGAGGCTCAGCACGCCCGGACATTCAGGATGGAAGCGCACCGCGCGTCCGGATGATCCGAACAAATTTTTCATGGTGTCGGCGGATTGCCACGCCAACGAGCCGGCCAATCTTTGGGTCGATCGAATAGACAAAAAGTACAGAGACCGCTTGCCGCGGGTCGAAGTCGATGCCGATGGGGTGAAGTGGCAAATTTCCGAGGGCTGGGCACGGTCGCGGCTACTCGACAGCAATCTGCAGGGCGAAGATCAGATTCGCGGTAAGGCCGGCGCCACTCCGGAACAACGGCTGCTCGATCACGATCGCGATGGGGTAGACGCGGAAGTCATTTTTCCAAACAAGGGACTCACGATGTGGGCGACGCCCGACCCGCTGTTCGCGCAGGCACAATGCCGCATCTACAACGACTGGGCGGCCGAGTCGTACGGACCTTATCGGGATCGGCTGGTGCCGATGGCGGCGCTGGCGACCGGCGACCTCGAGGGATCGATCGAAGAGGTCAAGCGCGTCGCCAAGATGGGATTTCGCGGATTGACCCTGCCCTGCAAGCCGATTTTCGGGGCCCACGACGCACGCCATCCGAACTACAACATGAAAAGCTTCGACCCGCTGTGGGCGGTAATCCAGGATTGCGACTTGGCGGTCACTTTCCACGTCTCGACCGGACGAGATCCACGGGCGGCACGCAAAGACGGCGGCGCGGTCATCAACTATGTCTCGCACTCGTTGGCGCCGACCATCGAACCAATCGCGAATCTGTGCGCCTCGGGCGTCGTCGAAAAATTCCCGCGGCTGCGGTTTGGCTCCATCGAAGCGGGAATCGGATGGGTTCCGTGGGCGATGCAGGCGATGGATGAGGCGTACCATAAGCATCACATGTGGGTGTTCCCGAAGTTGAAGAAGCTGCCGAGCGAGTATTTCCGGTCCAACGGTTTTGCGTCATTTCAGGAAGACCCTCCGGGACTCGACCTCGCACAGAAGTACGACCTCTGCAGAAATTTTCTGTGGGCCAATGACTATCCGCATCACGAGGGTTCCTGGCCGCATTCGGCCGAAGCCATCGAACGGCAAATGGCCCACCTAAGTGAGGACGAGCGTGCACAGATTCTTGGGTTGAATGCGGCGCGCGTGTTCAAGCTCGAGGTGAAGCGACTGGCACGGATGGCGGTTAATTAA